CCTTTGCCGTTGCCCCTATGTACCCCGTGTCGCGAAGGAAGACGACGGCCCGCTCGTCAAGCTCGCCCCGTGTCAATATCTCGAAGTCCTCGATGGTGTCTTCCTTGAACCGCTTGTGCTTTTTCGGGTGGGCGTTCAGAATCTCCCCGCCTCCGACCGTCGTCACGGGCGAGAGGGAGCGGATGACGAACCTGTCTCCCGGGACGGCGACGACCGGCTCGGTGAGGCGAATCTGGACGTAGGCTTCGTCGCCGGGGGCGACCTCCTCCCTCTCCATCAGGACGACGTTTACGATCACCTCGCTGGTTCCGAGGTGGAACCTCACCCTTTCCCTGTTCTTGAGGTTTTTTGCGTTGTCAGAAAGGTAGCTAAGCTTCGCGTCAATCATGTAGGTCGGCTCGATGGTCCCGGGAGAGATTATCGTGTCCCCCCTCTTTATCGATTCCCTGTCGATACCGGTCAGATTGATGGCGGTTCTCGTTCCGGCCACCGCCTCGTCGACCGAGTCGTTGTGGACCTGAATTCCCCTGATCCTGGCAGCCTTGCCTGTTGGCATTATGGTTATCTCCTCTCCCGCCTTTACCCCGCCGGATAGGAGCGTCCCCGTGATCACGGTCCCGAACCCCTTCATCGTAAAGACGCGGTCTACGGGGAGCCTAAAAAGGCCGGAGGCTCCCCTCCCCTCGACCTTGGAGAGCAGCCCGTCCAGAACCGATATCAGTTCGTCGATGCCGTCGCCCGTGATGGAGGACACCCTGACGACGGGCGCCCCCTCCAAAAAAGTCCCGGAGGTGAAATCGAATAGCTCCTCCTCGACAAGGGAGATCATCTCTTCGTCGACGGTGTCCACCTTCGTTATGATCACGACGCCGAGGGGGACGTCGAGGAGCTTCAGGATGTTCATGTGCTCGACCGTCTGGGGCATTATACCCTCGTCCGCGGCGACGACGAGCGCCACGATGTCTATCCCGCCGGAGCCGGCGACCATGTTCTTCACGAACTTCTCGTGCCCCGGGACGTCCACGATCCCGAGGCGCGTCCCGGAGGGGAGGTCGAGGTAGGCAAAACCGAGCTCTATCGTGATGCCCCGTTCCTTCTCCTCCTTCAGCCTGTCGGTATCTATGCCGGTAAGGGCCTTAATCAGGGCCGTCTTTCCGTGGTCGATGTGCCCGGCGGTCCCGAGGATTAATCTTTTCATCTGCTCCCCTTCAGTTTTTTAGAGATTATATCAAAAGGCGTGGGAAAACGGTACATTTTTTGAGTCTGTTTTTGGATTGTTTTTTTAGACACTTCATCTTGAAAACAGCTGGACGCCGGCAAAGATACTCTGTTTTTTTGTTGTCACCTCCCCCCCGTTGTGAGAAGATTTACCCATGAAAAAGATTGCCAATATCTTGGAGAAGCTCGAAGGATACTTCGGCATACCCGAAAAACGCCTGAGGAAAGATCCCCTGTCTGAACTTATCTTCTCGATCCTCTCCCAGAACACCACCGACCTGAACAGGGACAGGGCCTATGCGAGCCTGATGTCCCGCTTTGAGAGGTGGGAGGATGTGATGGCGGCGGATGTAAAGGAGATCGAGGAGGCGATAAGGGTCGGCGGGCTTGCGCCCCAGAAGTCGGTCAGGATAAAGGAGATACTGGGCGAGATATATAACGAGCGGGGAAGGCTCGACCTCGATCACTTGAGCGATATGGATAGGGACGAGGCCCTCGATTACCTCACCTCGTTTAAGGGGGTGGGCGTGAAGACCGCGTCTATTGTGCTTCTCTTCTCCCTCGGCAAGCCCGCCTTTCCGGTGGACACCCACATCTACAGGGTGACAAAAAGGCTTGGGCTTGTCGATGAGAAGGCGGATGTTACGTCCGCCCACAAGATCATGGAGAGGCTGGTACCCGAGGATAAATATTTCCCCTTCCACATCCTGCTCATCCGCCTCGGGCGGGAGTACTGCAAGGCGAGAAGACCCTTATGTGAAGAGTGTCCATTAAACTCTCTCTGTCCCTCCAAAGACGAGTTTTTTAAGGAGAAAAAACAGCCCCGAGCCAATTAGTCTATTTTGAGGGGCCAAACTATTTACTTGCATTCGCTCAAGTAAAAAGTTTATAATTTCCCAAGGCGTTTTCTTTAATATTTTGGGGGTTTAAGAAACGTGCCGTCCGGGGGATTGAAGCTGAGGGACATCTTCGTCGGGTCTTCCTTGGGAACCCTTGTGGGAGACGCCTTCGGCGCATCGGTCGAGGGCTGGCATCCGGCCTCGATCAGGGAGCGGTACGGATTGCTCGAAAAACCGATCAACGGCAGATACACCGACGACACCCAGATGATGATCGGGATAATGGAGGCGATCCGCTCCGAACCGGAGCCGACCCAGCGGGAAATCGCCAAAAGGTTCCTCGATAACTTCGATTCTTCCCGTGGCTACGGGGGGCGGATCTTCGGGGTGATGAAGAGGATCGAGGCCGGGATCGGTGCGGACGAGGTGGGAACGGACAGCTGGGGGAACGGGGCCGCCATGCGGATTGCCCCCATAGGCTGTTTTTTTTACGACGACAGGGAAAGGCTGGTTGAGCACGCCGTCAAGTCGGCCGAGATCACCCACAAACACCCCATAGGCGTTGCCGGGGCGGTGGCGCAGGCGGCAGCCGTGGCCTTTGCGGTCGGGGCCGCGGCCGAGGGCCGAAAGATTGAGGCGGCGAGATACGTCGACGACATCGCCGCTTTGGTTGACGCCATCAGCGGGGAGTTCTCGGCCGCCCTTGCCCCGATAAAGAAGTTCTCGGCCTCAGGGATTGATGAGGCCATAGATATCCTGGTATCGAATTTTACGCGGGACGTGAGCGCAATCGGGGCCGTGCCGGCAAGCATATCGGCGTTTCTGTTATCAAAGTGCTTTGCCGATGCAGTGATCATCGCAGTCAACGCCGGCGGGGACGCCGACACGACCGGCGCAATGGCGGGGGCGATCGCCGGGGCCTACTACGGGGCGGGTGCCATCCCGCTCGACTGGCTCGAAATGATGGAGAAGGGCAAAAAGGGAGTGACGTACGTAATGGACCTTGCGATTAAGCTCACGGAGATGAAAGTTGGACGTAATCCTTGATATATTCCCCTGGTTTCCCATTGTCTTCGTCTTCGGGGTCATAATGGGGGTATTCGCCCTTTTTTTAATCCTTTTTCTCCTCATATCAATAAGAAGGTTGTTAAGGGAGCTTATCTACTCGGTGGAGGAGCTTTCCGTTCGCGCCGAGAGCATCTTCATCAAGGCCTCGCCCCTCTTGGACGCCGGTGTGGATGCTCTGGGAAAGACCAAGGAGTGCCCGGAGTGCAAGAAGCTCATCGACGGAGCCTACGGGGCGTGTCCCTTCTGCGGCCACGAGTTCAAAAAGAAGTATTTCTTAAACATCATAGGCCCGGCAGACGAGGTGGCCCTGAACAACGCCGCCAAGAAGCTGGCCCAGCTTCTCAAGATCGATTTTCACGAGGTGAAGCACCGCCTGAGGATGGGATTCGATTACGCCGTGACCGATCATTCAAAGAGGATGGAGTTCATGTCGGGCCTCGAAAAGATGGGGTGCAGTGTCAGGGAAGTGGTGAAGTGGGTGTAAATATATATGTCATTACCTTGGGAAGCGGGAAACTCTAAGTGTGTCATTCCCGCGTAAGCGGGAATCCAGAGTGTGGGTGTTTGTGCGTTGGGCGGGTGGGCGGAACCGATATCTATCTGGATTCCCGATCAGGT
The DNA window shown above is from Candidatus Zymogenus saltonus and carries:
- the selB gene encoding selenocysteine-specific translation elongation factor, whose product is MKRLILGTAGHIDHGKTALIKALTGIDTDRLKEEKERGITIELGFAYLDLPSGTRLGIVDVPGHEKFVKNMVAGSGGIDIVALVVAADEGIMPQTVEHMNILKLLDVPLGVVIITKVDTVDEEMISLVEEELFDFTSGTFLEGAPVVRVSSITGDGIDELISVLDGLLSKVEGRGASGLFRLPVDRVFTMKGFGTVITGTLLSGGVKAGEEITIMPTGKAARIRGIQVHNDSVDEAVAGTRTAINLTGIDRESIKRGDTIISPGTIEPTYMIDAKLSYLSDNAKNLKNRERVRFHLGTSEVIVNVVLMEREEVAPGDEAYVQIRLTEPVVAVPGDRFVIRSLSPVTTVGGGEILNAHPKKHKRFKEDTIEDFEILTRGELDERAVVFLRDTGYIGATAKELEVRMGTSQTKTNKILDKLLGDRRIVVFDKDKGGYLEGETYGRLKGVAIERIGEYHAKNPKEEGISKEELFRKMPWGVGQKLFAKLMDDLAGKDKISAAGERIALSSHKVVLKADEEEIIKGAVDMIRGGGLSPPSTQEMAEALKVTEAEVKKLLTVNARDGKIVRVKENLYFDAGDLDDLKKKLIEYLKEKGEITTQGFKDMTGSTRKYMIPLFEYFDSEKVTIRIGDVRKLRERGGG
- a CDS encoding endonuclease III, with the protein product MKKIANILEKLEGYFGIPEKRLRKDPLSELIFSILSQNTTDLNRDRAYASLMSRFERWEDVMAADVKEIEEAIRVGGLAPQKSVRIKEILGEIYNERGRLDLDHLSDMDRDEALDYLTSFKGVGVKTASIVLLFSLGKPAFPVDTHIYRVTKRLGLVDEKADVTSAHKIMERLVPEDKYFPFHILLIRLGREYCKARRPLCEECPLNSLCPSKDEFFKEKKQPRAN
- a CDS encoding ADP-ribosylglycohydrolase family protein, giving the protein MKLRDIFVGSSLGTLVGDAFGASVEGWHPASIRERYGLLEKPINGRYTDDTQMMIGIMEAIRSEPEPTQREIAKRFLDNFDSSRGYGGRIFGVMKRIEAGIGADEVGTDSWGNGAAMRIAPIGCFFYDDRERLVEHAVKSAEITHKHPIGVAGAVAQAAAVAFAVGAAAEGRKIEAARYVDDIAALVDAISGEFSAALAPIKKFSASGIDEAIDILVSNFTRDVSAIGAVPASISAFLLSKCFADAVIIAVNAGGDADTTGAMAGAIAGAYYGAGAIPLDWLEMMEKGKKGVTYVMDLAIKLTEMKVGRNP